From Malaya genurostris strain Urasoe2022 chromosome 2, Malgen_1.1, whole genome shotgun sequence:
acgtacatgcgaattgacgaatatcaaatgaagtcgaataaataaaagaaaaaaagaaagaggagagaaataaacaaacacgtacggcgagataatgacggaatttcgcctggacaattttgacagcaaccggaatgcagccagccttctgacggttgccagaattcctcacaagcgggtagtAACGGTTAAATATGGATCGATTGTCTTTTCTTGGGTTTTTGCTGGTTAAAAACATAACCATGGAGATATGATGTATCGTAATAAGCAATGAAACCTGAAAGTTGCAATTGTCAGAtgaagaaaaatataatttcaaagactgaagtttttttatttttcaaggaacaatggtattaaatttatataaaatgatgatattttttaaatcattaGTTTTCAGCCAATGGCGCTTTCTACACAATTTTGAGTTAAACACCAATTTGTGCAAAAGATTAGGCACGAATATGCGTGTATCTAAAATCACGGCCCTAGACGTCGTTTGACTGTCAAAACGCAATGCAGCCAACCTATGACAACTTCCTTCTTTTTCGGTCTTTTCGACATACAACGTGTAGATCAATAGAAAGGTCCTTTGTTTTTCTTAAACAATTTATcataattatttaaagaaaaggtAAATTAATCGAAATTTAACTATTGCAGATGCCTGCTGTGGCAAAGGATGCTTCGGCACCAAAGGTGTCGGATGAGAAGAAGGTCAAAGTGGCCAAAAAGGAGAAGAAACTACCTGCGGTGCCTGAATCCAAACTGAAAGCCAGCAGAGCGAAGGCAATTGCTCAACCAGGACGTTTACGTCGCACCCGTAAACTGCAGGCCGTCAAGTTGGTTCGACGTCGTCAGAATCTGCTTCGTGCGGCTAAATACGCCAAGAAATATCTGAAACTAGAAAAGGAAGTGGTGGAAAAGGCTCGCGAGGCTAAGAAAGCCGGCAACATTTACATTCCGGCTGAGCCGAAGGTTGCTTTCGTCGTTCGTATCCGAGGGTgagtgaagatttttttttgtttttgataaggTTAGAAGCAACTTTATtagtttatatttaaaaaaacgagattttataaaaaaatatcaaagtgcaaaagtatgtttttttcCTATCGTGATTTGATAATTCTATTCTCATTTCTAGTATCAACAAGGTGGCTCCGAAGGTCCGTAAAGTGCTGCAACTGTTCCGTTTGCGACAGATAAACAATGCCACATTCGTGAAGCTGAACAAAGCTACCAAGAATATGCTGCGCATTGCCGAACCTTATATTACCTATGGATACCCCACTCTGAAGTCGGTCCGTAATTTAATCTACAAGCGTGGATTCGTGAAGGTTTGTAGTTTTGTTTATTGTGCATGAAGAGTAAGGGGGAAgattcttttttcataagtactcactgtcgttttcgcttgagaaaactgaaaatgaCCCAGggtatcaaacaaacactttttacgAAACTGTGTTTATTTCGCATttagcaacggggatttgagcaaacctgatacaaAATCCAGGCTCGAAACTGacttgattttcagttcaacaacgttgaaactgggttcgaaactagcttcaaacaaatggtttgacagcagttagggtgaaaactgggttaggcttggtatcaagcgaaaacgacataagcaaGTGACAACATTCCATTCTTTAAATTTGTGTTTGAACGCTATGATAAGTTTAGGCcgcgattttttctaatatctACAATCAAAAGATTGCACTGTAGTAGATTAATTATTTTGGTTTTTGGAATAGATTTTATGAACTACGATTATGGTTGTTCGCCACAAACATTGGTTTAACAGACCAGGTTTTGATCATAAAGcctataaaagtgcaaatatgGTGTTAGTAATAATACAAATTCATTTATGTAACAGTTTAGCTTGATGTTAGATTTTGTTACTCAACGTAGCTGAttttataatataaaaaaacgaGTGCAGATTTCCATCATTCGACAGAAAAATATGTATGAAATTAACAACTTTCTTGGGTACGGttttatttcaacaaattttaagACAAGTATTGTGGTTTTGAACTTATGCATTAAatattaaaacattcaatgaattaataaatattcctttttttgttctatttgCAGCACCGACACAGCCGCATTCCAATCACCGACAACTTCGTGATTGAACGCAAGCTGCGTGCTGGCTATAAACTGCAGTGCGTGGAAGATTTGGTGTACCAGATCTACACTGCCGGTACTCTGTTCCGCAAGGTCAACAACTTCCTGTGGCCGTTCAAGCTAAACACCCCAACCGGTGGTTGGCGCAAGAAGAATAACCACTACGTCGAGGGTGGAGATTTTGGCAACCGTGAAGATAAGATCAATGAACTTATCAGTCGTATGGTTTAAGTTAGACGTTCGAAGTAATTGAGAGAGCGtgttaataaaacaatattaaaaaactgaaaaatttgtaAGATTTGCTTAATTGAGTTGCTCATCTTATGTTTGTTGATCCGAATGTGCTCCTATTCGATAGCCTGTTAGAACGGTAATTTGTGTGTTGATGTTTAGGAGGTAGTCGGTGTAGTAGTTTGGTTTATTACCTTCATTGTGGATTTGAATACATGGTATTTCGAAAACTATTGCGTTTGatagaatttttcaattaacacAGAGCGTGGTATTGTTTGGGATATCGGAAATTGATCAGCATATTTTAGCAGCTTTCTCACCCATAAATCGCTCGAAAATCAAGTTTCTCAAGCTTTTGGAATCAAAGATTATCAAGCTGAAAATATCAAACttgcttgcctttctcgtactcaGACGACGATTTTGATGTTGTTAAACACACGAGCGTCGCCCGGCACTGTCGGACCTAGAAAAAATGACGGGCCGCAGCAGACCGACGATTTTTTTTACAGATTACTATAGTTTCAACTAGAGACGCTTAACTATCGATCAGTACCCAACCGTTAACGTGAGATGGTGAGTTGGGATAGAAATCAATGAAAAAGTTTTCCTCAGACATAGGACATAAACTTTCTAATCTTGTTCTGGAACTGTTCTTCAAATTTTACTAAGGTTGAACTTAAATACGGTATTCAGAAATGTGATCTAGAACCTCTATATCATATATTGCATCCAGGCTTATCCTCATTAGATTcgcatttttttaaagaaattagttcacagtacactaaggtctccttttacgcgggggatacgaagCACATAAAAcaaacgcccttattctgaataacgacgtattgatttttcgatcgaatcatagctacctttgattttgataGCGTTAtgaggaatacaaatgaaatacgagggaaaaaacgatacgacgttaatcagaataagggcgaaaaccccgcaaaaaaaaccgcgtaacttcggaaatccgcgtaaaaacacgcgtaacttcggaaattcgcgtgaaaaagatcgcgtaactttggaaatccgcgtataaGCAAACctccaaactaaagaaaaataattttgatgccaaatatcttagaaatgcatgaaaagtccagatctggtgtagtcccagaaaaaaaattttttgtgaaaatcgactttgggacatagaaaaattttgagacttccaaaattgaaaaatttttttgattccgAGAAAACACCGCGTAACTATAGACATCAGCGTAAAAaaagtgtaacttcggaaactcgcgtaaaaagaaaccgcattgaaaaaaatcgcgtaaaaagagaccccagtgtatgCTAGTTTaagttgcaatttttttttttgataaatgaCCTTCATCTTTTTTTATAATCAATAATTTGTGCAGCTCTGTTTACACTGTTATAAGTCGGTAATAAATAATTTCTCTATAAAAGACCCATAGTGTTCTATACCActagactcagctcgacgagatcgaaaatgTCTATGTGCGTGCACGTTTCAAAGCAtttattaccgctcaattttctcagaaccgatttctacaagcttaggctcgttttaaaACTACTGTTGGGTCGTTTATCAAATTTAAAGATTAAATCGCGGcattttttggttccggagatataatggtataagtgacgttttTAACCGCTCAAttgtctcggagatggctggttaaaattgacgatcatacttccggagagttcctcgcatcatccggaataccacacggaagtcatctaggaccgttaatatttttactgtacttcaatgatgtcaattttgccttgcaaggtcctcgcttatcgtttgctgatgGTGTCAAGATCTATCACATCATCCGCCACTTAGAAGACGCAGTCTTTCTCCAGCGGCAATTGTTAATCTTCGCAGATTGGTGTAAAGTTAACCGTATGATTGTAAATCCAGACAAGTGCTCGGCCATTACGTTTACGAGGAGAAAAATGCCATTGCATGTCGAATACTTTCTGGATGGATCCTTGATTGGAAGATCGACTAGCGTTAAGGATCTTGGCGTCCATCTCAATGAACAACTTAAATTCAAGCATCACATCAGTTACATTGCAGCTAAAGCTTCCCGTAGCTTAGGATTCTTAATAAGAATAACTAACCACTTTACAGACATACACTGTCTAAAATCGCTttactgctcgcttgttcgttcaactctcgaatattgctcggcagtctggaacccatgctacctgaacggtgctcatagaattgagggaatacagcgcagatttgttcgcttcgctcttcgccgattgccgtggaccgatcctcatcaactacctagttatgaaagtcgcgggttCTTAATCGGTCTCTAAACATTGCAAGTGCGACGAGAATTATCACGCGCTTTGATAATAGCAGATATATTCAAAGGTAGGATCGACTGTCCCGTTCTGCTCaacgaaattaatattaatgtgcgacccagagctctccgcaacagtgcttttcttcgacttcctatacgacgtaccaactatggcgcaaacggttctattattggtttacagagatcgttcaaccgtgtttcatctgggtatgattttaatgtgtcacgaagcagaacatgtacaaattttctgaatattattaggatttatcattaggaccaaattgtgtctgttgattgtaaaaaataaataagagCCTTCAGTCACAACCAAATTTACATCTGATCTGAAACTAGTTTGAAATCCACTCCCATCCACAGCCCGGAGGACGCGCCTTGTAGCTCATCATTCAAATCCTAGGAAGAATAATACAGTTAAATTGACACTCCGCTACGTCTCCATTACTGTGCTAATAGTGACGCAGATTTCGTCAATTTCAGATCAATGGATCAAAATGGATgtgttttacactgcttcttggtgTGAAAAATGCCGTTCAAGCGAGGCAatagcttgaaaagtgttatggggaCTCcgttccatcagaaacaacagtaaaacgttggtttgctgactccaAACGTGATCACACCGATGATGAAGAACGCAGTGAACGTCCAAATTAGGcggaaaaattagaaaacataaaaaaatttacaaaatcgtTTTTAATGATCGAGAAGTGAAGTCacatgacatcgtaaagatatctaaAGAACgttccgcgtttgctcactgttgaccaaaaacaaaaacgaattgaTGACTCTAAGCGGTGTTTGgctatgtttaaacgtaacaaaccgaaatttttgcgtcggtatgtgacaatggacgaaacatggattcatcatttcaatacggaatcaaaacgatcgtcatcagaGTGGACAGCACCTGGTAAACCTCGTCCAAGGCTCCCAAAGCACATTAATCGGCTAGAAAGGTTACGGCCTCGgtgttttgggatgtgcgtgaggTAATATTTATCGGCTATCTtgggaaaggaaataccattaacagagaATATTATAATAGCGTTATTGAAGCGTTTgatggctgaaattgcaaagaaacgaccgcatatggcaaagaaaaaaaatggtttcatcaagacaacgcaccgtgtcacaagtgaatcaaaaaaatggcaAAACTAATGCTTGTCGGTAAGGATGAAGTGTGATCACGAACTGAATGGCTACGGCCCTTTTTATTGGTTTCACTACACCagaggttcccaaactattttgagtcatggacccctttactaaaattaacctgGGCCTCAGAcctccatcaacaaattcctttgaaaattcaatttcttactttttgatattgatgtaaaatacttaccaatttttgcggatggtcaaataaacttttttagcgtaaataattcaaataacaacttatatcaaacaatagggggtcgttTCTTAGACCtcatcgacccccatagtcagttttcgtttacgttgacccccgcaaaaaagatatcgaccccaaggggtctttatcgaccactttgggaacccctgcactacacggtgaaaatcaagtgaagtgattgtgactcttattatcggtatcagttcacggtgaaaatcgagtgaaatgaATGTAGGTCTTTATCacaagtcgcttcagagaagaAAGTAATTACTTAGTTGAGCTTGTTGTCATTATGGACATCAAATTACCAAAATTAGTGATTACTTCACTGagtgtgatactggtaataggtgaaatcaagtgaagtgatatgcgagtgaagtgaaagtgagaacggtaataagggctttAAATCATGTATCAGGAATAGTCGTTTAGCAGTGAAAATCGGCGATCATATTTTCAATGAATGTTTTGCTTGGTACGGAGCTTCGCAGGGTAGTCATCTTAGACACTTCGATGTTTTTACTATACTTCAATGACGTCAACTTTTCTCTGAAGGGTtgaaaattttcttcattcgtttttgtaaatATGTGTATTTTGAAATCCGAGAATCAAGAactttaaccaaaggaaaacaaataaaaaaaaaaacaatccgttaagatccatttggtttacagtttacggtagttgtttgacagtttagCAGGTACCGAACGATCGTTGATCAATTtatttaccgaacgttcagctgttgaaaattcggtaaaaaattaccgagttctgcgaaattttctaagtgtgtgaaaacaagaaaatttatttataaacataatcaagacaacaaaatatgtattATGTAACATGGTTTTATCAAGGATGTGATATaagttcaaacaaaaaaagacacCGTTGTCATGGTGATATCTACAGCTCTTGTTACATAGAGTAGAGGACATTTCCTTTCGCAAAAACGAGATTGCTGCTTAAGTTGAACATGTTTACTCACACATTTTTCCATACGCATGCATTTGAGACAATAATTTTCTAGGTAAAACTGTTTAGGAGCGCAAAAACCCAATTTAACTTAAGCCATTTGCAGAGATTTTTGGTTTGGTTGCCAATACCATAGACAAAacggtttttttattcatacaatCACCAATACTTGTACAAAAATTATCCTCCTTTCAATCTCTCAGCCcacttacacacacacaaatacatACAGGCTCAAATCTTGTCGCTGCTATGTTCATACATTTGTTTTGTagtaataaaaacaaacacGGTTTACAAATGAATGTATAAATTACTTAAACGCTAGGTGTGGATGAATACTACTACATTCTAGTCTTTAACGGTAAGCTATGTCAGTAATGCGCTAAAAAATATCTGTTTTGTTTGAATAGAGAAAATGTGGATGGTCAAAATTATATGAACTTCAACTATTCTCCAATGTACTGTTTCAGACGTGTACGTTGCGGTGAAAAATATCGTATTATCTCCAACTGCGACACTCACGTGCAACTTTCTACGGAATAGTCCGAACTGAGCTCGCACGTCACCTTGAATTGCGATCCTTTTGGGGTAAAGGTAAGAAACTACTGAGGATTTACTCAAAATCTGAGTCATCATCGAATATTTCATCGCTCTCTTCGGATTCACTATCCATCTTCTTCTTAGGTTTCTGAAAATAAAGCACATTAGAACGTTTTTAATTTAAACCCCAAAAAAAGAGGTCAAATCCTAATTTACCTTCTTCGGTTTTTCATCCTCACTGCTGCCGGCTCCGGCCTTCTTACGGCCACGCTTAGCAGCTGGTGCCTTGACCGTTGCATCTGTCTTTGGACCTAGTTTTCGTTTGGCGGCCGGCTTCTTGGGCTTCACCGGTGAATCATTGTCACTGTCCAGAGCAATCACATCGTTGCCTCCGGATTCCTCAATATCACTGTCATCATCAAGCATGCCGGGTGCCGTTCGAGCCCCACCCGATACTACTTCCGGGTTGTTATCGAACAGCTCATCGTCCGACTTGTCGAAGTTATCATCCTCCTCTTCGTCGTTGAAGGAATAGTTTATTTTCTGGTGAAAATTATGCAGTTTGATAAAATACATGCCGTAAAAGAGAGCGCAATATTTGCATCCATACCTTTGAAGCAGCTCGCCTCTCTGTTTTTTCGCGTGTCGGGACCACTACTGCCACTCCAAAGTCATCACTAACATCGGACAAACCTTCTTCGTCGCTACTAGATGTCTTCTTCTTCTGCACAAATAAAAA
This genomic window contains:
- the LOC131427941 gene encoding large ribosomal subunit protein uL30 — protein: MPAVAKDASAPKVSDEKKVKVAKKEKKLPAVPESKLKASRAKAIAQPGRLRRTRKLQAVKLVRRRQNLLRAAKYAKKYLKLEKEVVEKAREAKKAGNIYIPAEPKVAFVVRIRGINKVAPKVRKVLQLFRLRQINNATFVKLNKATKNMLRIAEPYITYGYPTLKSVRNLIYKRGFVKHRHSRIPITDNFVIERKLRAGYKLQCVEDLVYQIYTAGTLFRKVNNFLWPFKLNTPTGGWRKKNNHYVEGGDFGNREDKINELISRMV